A genomic window from Populus alba chromosome 19, ASM523922v2, whole genome shotgun sequence includes:
- the LOC118056732 gene encoding protein SINE1 isoform X2 produces MGRNLSPILRQELANLDKDADSRKSAMKALKLYVKGLDSKAIPQFLAQVSETKETGSLSGEYTISLYEVLARVHGVNIVTQVDSIMATIIKTLASSAGSFPLQQACSKVVPAIARYGIEPTTPEHKKRHIIHSLCKPLSEALLGSQECLTSGAALCLKALVDSDNWRFASDEMVNRVCQNVAVSLEEKPTQTNSHMALVMALAKHNALIVEAYARLLVQSGLRILKAGVLEGNSQKRLSAIQMVNFLMKCLDSRSIFSEIDLIIEEMNECQSDPMAYVSGAAFEALQTAKKIAAEKGSTFEKSSGSITGSNFGRRDHRGRRNLSSAYGDQSPASISPESQTLDSFMEYESFIESPISTTNTSSSEYDRGSVNRKLWSFENGGVDVSLKDGLFSELSQGSPIHDAFSDQSGLHELTENRGRCTGEFAGFLPRSPRNGLSRCTTPSPQRSRSHINVDSVSIFTTPRKLVHALQDPNDLDSDFSEEQNGRFGSPCSCKFDYRPTLRLKQNGFQQDMGSEVNENGNSYAGGEQLQGPSESVASTEEIPVNTDTQVSTEVVLGKKTDDPKKNCAEREMRKTSSLLVVGFCIALLAILASLMFIYLQDDSHHMVPT; encoded by the exons ATGGGAAGAAATCTGAGTCCAATACTGCGGCAAGAATTGGCGAATCTTGACAAAGATGCTGATAGTCGTAAATCAGCAATGAAAGCACTGAAATTATATGTGAAAGGCTTGGATTCTAAGGCAATCCCACAATTTCTAGCTCAAGTTTCCGAAACGAAAGAAACTGGGTCTTTGTCCGGTGAATACACAATTTCACTGTATGAAGTTCTTGCTCGTGTCCATGGAGTTAATATTGTAACTCAGGTTGATAGTATCATGGCTACCATAATCAAAACTTTAGCATCAAGTGCAGGATCTTTTCCTCTTCAACAAGCGTGCTCCAAGGTGGTACCAGCAATTGCAAGATATGGGATTGAACCAACGACCCCAGAGCATAAGAAAAGGCATATAATTCACTCGCTTTGTAAGCCTCTTTCAGAAGCTCTCTTAGGTTCTCAAGAATGCCTGACTTCAGGGGCTGCCCTTTGCCTGAAGGCTCTAGTGGACTCAGATAATTGGCGGTTTGCTTCAGATGAGATGGTGAATAGGGTTTGTCAGAATGTGGCTGTTTCTTTGGAGGAGAAGCCCACGCAAACTAATTCACACATGGCCCTGGTAATGGCTTTGGCTAAGCATAATGCTTTGATAGTTGAAGCATATGCAAGACTCTTGGTACAATCTGGATTGCGCATCTTGAAAGCTGGGGTCTTAGAGGGTAATTCTCAGAAACGATTATCGGCTATCCAAATGGTCAATTTCTTGATGAAATGTCTGGATTCTAGGAGCATATTCTCAGAAATTGACTTGATAATTGAGGAGATGAATGAGTGCCAGTCCGATCCAATGGCATATGTGAGTGGAGCTGCATTTGAAGCCTTGCAAACTGCAAAGAAAATTGCTGCAGAGAAAGGGTCAACATTCGAGAAGAGTTCTGGTTCAATTACTGGATCAAACTTTGGCAGGAGAGACCACAGAGGAAGGAGAAATTTGTCCAGTGCCTATGGTGATCAATCTCCAGCATCTATATCACCTGAATCACAAACTCTCGATTCCTTTATGGAATATGAATCTTTCATTGAGTCACCTATTTCAACAACTAATACTTCTTCCAGTGAGTATGACCGTGGGAGTGTGAATCGGAAACTATGGAGTTTTGAGAATGGAGGGGTGGACGTATCTCTAAAAGATGGTTTATTTTCAGAGTTGTCTCAAGGAAGTCCCATCCATGATGCATTCTCTGATCAGTCTGGGCTACATGAACTTACTGAAAACAGAGGACGTTGCACCGGTGAATTTGCAGGTTTCTTGCCAAGAAGTCCTAGAAATGGACTATCGAGGTGCACCACTCCCAGTCCTCAG CGGTCACGCTCTCATATAAATGTCGACAGCGTTAGCATCTTCACAACTCCCAGGAAGCTCGTACACGCTCTCCAGGATCCTAATGATTTGGATTCAGATTTCTCTGAGGAACAGAATGGAAGGTTCGGAAGTCCATGCTCGTGCAAATTTGATTATAGGCCCACTCTGAGGTTAAAACAAAATGGCTTTCAGCAGGATATGGGTTCGGAGGTCAATGAGAATGGAAACTCATATGCTGGTGGTGAGCAGTTACAAGGTCCCTCTGAATCAGTGGCATCAACAGAGGAAATTCCGGTCAACACTGATACGCAAGTGTCTACAGAGGTGGTTCTTGGAAAGAAAACTGAtgatcctaaaaaaaattgcGCTGAAAGGGAAATGAGGAAGACTTCTTCCCTGTTAGTTGTTGGGTTCTGCATTGCTTTGCTAGCAATTCTTGCCTCATTAATGTTCATTTATCTGCAGGATGATAGTCATCATATGGTTCCAACTTGA
- the LOC118056732 gene encoding protein SINE1 isoform X1: MESPSNWQQRRAFVRSTMGRNLSPILRQELANLDKDADSRKSAMKALKLYVKGLDSKAIPQFLAQVSETKETGSLSGEYTISLYEVLARVHGVNIVTQVDSIMATIIKTLASSAGSFPLQQACSKVVPAIARYGIEPTTPEHKKRHIIHSLCKPLSEALLGSQECLTSGAALCLKALVDSDNWRFASDEMVNRVCQNVAVSLEEKPTQTNSHMALVMALAKHNALIVEAYARLLVQSGLRILKAGVLEGNSQKRLSAIQMVNFLMKCLDSRSIFSEIDLIIEEMNECQSDPMAYVSGAAFEALQTAKKIAAEKGSTFEKSSGSITGSNFGRRDHRGRRNLSSAYGDQSPASISPESQTLDSFMEYESFIESPISTTNTSSSEYDRGSVNRKLWSFENGGVDVSLKDGLFSELSQGSPIHDAFSDQSGLHELTENRGRCTGEFAGFLPRSPRNGLSRCTTPSPQRSRSHINVDSVSIFTTPRKLVHALQDPNDLDSDFSEEQNGRFGSPCSCKFDYRPTLRLKQNGFQQDMGSEVNENGNSYAGGEQLQGPSESVASTEEIPVNTDTQVSTEVVLGKKTDDPKKNCAEREMRKTSSLLVVGFCIALLAILASLMFIYLQDDSHHMVPT; the protein is encoded by the exons ATGGAGAGCCCTTCGAATTGGCAACAACGAAGAGCCTTTGTTAG GTCAACAATGGGAAGAAATCTGAGTCCAATACTGCGGCAAGAATTGGCGAATCTTGACAAAGATGCTGATAGTCGTAAATCAGCAATGAAAGCACTGAAATTATATGTGAAAGGCTTGGATTCTAAGGCAATCCCACAATTTCTAGCTCAAGTTTCCGAAACGAAAGAAACTGGGTCTTTGTCCGGTGAATACACAATTTCACTGTATGAAGTTCTTGCTCGTGTCCATGGAGTTAATATTGTAACTCAGGTTGATAGTATCATGGCTACCATAATCAAAACTTTAGCATCAAGTGCAGGATCTTTTCCTCTTCAACAAGCGTGCTCCAAGGTGGTACCAGCAATTGCAAGATATGGGATTGAACCAACGACCCCAGAGCATAAGAAAAGGCATATAATTCACTCGCTTTGTAAGCCTCTTTCAGAAGCTCTCTTAGGTTCTCAAGAATGCCTGACTTCAGGGGCTGCCCTTTGCCTGAAGGCTCTAGTGGACTCAGATAATTGGCGGTTTGCTTCAGATGAGATGGTGAATAGGGTTTGTCAGAATGTGGCTGTTTCTTTGGAGGAGAAGCCCACGCAAACTAATTCACACATGGCCCTGGTAATGGCTTTGGCTAAGCATAATGCTTTGATAGTTGAAGCATATGCAAGACTCTTGGTACAATCTGGATTGCGCATCTTGAAAGCTGGGGTCTTAGAGGGTAATTCTCAGAAACGATTATCGGCTATCCAAATGGTCAATTTCTTGATGAAATGTCTGGATTCTAGGAGCATATTCTCAGAAATTGACTTGATAATTGAGGAGATGAATGAGTGCCAGTCCGATCCAATGGCATATGTGAGTGGAGCTGCATTTGAAGCCTTGCAAACTGCAAAGAAAATTGCTGCAGAGAAAGGGTCAACATTCGAGAAGAGTTCTGGTTCAATTACTGGATCAAACTTTGGCAGGAGAGACCACAGAGGAAGGAGAAATTTGTCCAGTGCCTATGGTGATCAATCTCCAGCATCTATATCACCTGAATCACAAACTCTCGATTCCTTTATGGAATATGAATCTTTCATTGAGTCACCTATTTCAACAACTAATACTTCTTCCAGTGAGTATGACCGTGGGAGTGTGAATCGGAAACTATGGAGTTTTGAGAATGGAGGGGTGGACGTATCTCTAAAAGATGGTTTATTTTCAGAGTTGTCTCAAGGAAGTCCCATCCATGATGCATTCTCTGATCAGTCTGGGCTACATGAACTTACTGAAAACAGAGGACGTTGCACCGGTGAATTTGCAGGTTTCTTGCCAAGAAGTCCTAGAAATGGACTATCGAGGTGCACCACTCCCAGTCCTCAG CGGTCACGCTCTCATATAAATGTCGACAGCGTTAGCATCTTCACAACTCCCAGGAAGCTCGTACACGCTCTCCAGGATCCTAATGATTTGGATTCAGATTTCTCTGAGGAACAGAATGGAAGGTTCGGAAGTCCATGCTCGTGCAAATTTGATTATAGGCCCACTCTGAGGTTAAAACAAAATGGCTTTCAGCAGGATATGGGTTCGGAGGTCAATGAGAATGGAAACTCATATGCTGGTGGTGAGCAGTTACAAGGTCCCTCTGAATCAGTGGCATCAACAGAGGAAATTCCGGTCAACACTGATACGCAAGTGTCTACAGAGGTGGTTCTTGGAAAGAAAACTGAtgatcctaaaaaaaattgcGCTGAAAGGGAAATGAGGAAGACTTCTTCCCTGTTAGTTGTTGGGTTCTGCATTGCTTTGCTAGCAATTCTTGCCTCATTAATGTTCATTTATCTGCAGGATGATAGTCATCATATGGTTCCAACTTGA